One window of Deltaproteobacteria bacterium genomic DNA carries:
- a CDS encoding D-tyrosyl-tRNA(Tyr) deacylase → MRAVLQRVKSASVTIAGELVGSIGPGLLALVGVAQDDGPQDVAYMAQKIAHLRVFEGDGRLMHRSIQDIGGAVLLVSQFTILGDCRKGRRPSFDQAAPPQLAEELYEALVTALRAQGLPVATGRFREMMDVSLINDGPVTLLLDSKKQF, encoded by the coding sequence ATGCGCGCCGTGCTGCAGCGGGTAAAATCAGCGTCAGTGACCATCGCCGGGGAACTGGTCGGGAGCATCGGCCCCGGATTACTGGCGCTGGTCGGGGTGGCTCAAGACGACGGACCGCAGGACGTGGCATATATGGCTCAAAAGATTGCTCATCTGCGGGTTTTCGAAGGTGACGGCCGTCTGATGCACCGCTCCATCCAGGACATCGGCGGCGCGGTATTGTTGGTGTCCCAGTTTACTATCTTGGGCGATTGCCGCAAAGGACGGCGGCCCTCCTTTGACCAGGCGGCCCCTCCCCAGCTCGCCGAAGAGCTTTATGAAGCCCTGGTCACCGCTCTGCGCGCCCAGGGCTTGCCGGTAGCTACCGGGCGGTTTCGGGAAATGATGGACGTCAGCCTGATTAATGACGGTCCGGTAACCCTGTTGCTGGATAGTAAAAAGCAATTTTAA
- a CDS encoding nucleotidyltransferase domain-containing protein, with translation MRPRVSGIYLYGSQARGDYHADSDVDLLILLKGEIKAGDEINRFCELVSDLCLRYNLLSAILPVPEEWLKTRKSPFFENIHGEGVIP, from the coding sequence TTGCGTCCCCGCGTGAGTGGCATTTATCTCTATGGCTCTCAGGCACGCGGTGATTATCACGCTGATTCCGATGTTGACCTCCTGATTCTCCTTAAAGGCGAGATTAAGGCCGGTGACGAGATAAATCGGTTTTGTGAACTAGTTTCAGACCTCTGCTTGCGATATAATCTTCTGAGCGCGATTCTTCCAGTTCCAGAAGAGTGGCTAAAGACCAGAAAAAGCCCTTTCTTTGAGAATATCCATGGGGAAGGAGTAATCCCGTGA
- a CDS encoding ABC transporter ATP-binding protein encodes MGAQAVEIKNLYLRLNNLLILEDINLEIQAGRFVGVLGPNGAGKSSLIKVILGLVKPTRGEVRVFGDPPRKLRRTGHLVGYLPQRPLGNPHFPVSVMDVVLMGRYGHIGLLKWPSAADKEIARQNLKRVGIAHLADRPIGALSGGEQQRVFIARALAEEPRLLLLDEPTVSLDVCSQDELYDLINKVKLELNLTVILVSHDIGAVATHVDDIICINRRIHVHQPPPIGRIALENTFGCSVEFLFHGEIPHRVVRVHDG; translated from the coding sequence ATGGGCGCCCAAGCGGTCGAAATTAAAAACCTTTATCTCAGGCTTAACAACCTGTTAATTCTGGAAGATATCAACTTAGAGATCCAGGCGGGCCGGTTTGTGGGGGTCTTGGGACCCAATGGCGCGGGGAAAAGCTCGTTAATCAAGGTTATTCTGGGGCTGGTAAAACCGACCCGGGGAGAGGTGCGGGTATTCGGCGACCCCCCCCGGAAGCTTCGACGGACAGGGCATCTGGTGGGCTATCTGCCCCAACGGCCACTGGGCAATCCCCATTTTCCGGTGTCGGTGATGGATGTGGTGCTGATGGGCAGGTATGGCCATATCGGGCTGTTAAAATGGCCCAGTGCCGCGGATAAGGAAATCGCCCGTCAGAATTTGAAACGGGTGGGAATTGCCCATCTGGCCGACCGGCCGATCGGCGCGCTGTCCGGCGGCGAACAACAGCGGGTTTTTATCGCCCGGGCCCTAGCCGAGGAACCGCGACTGCTGCTGTTGGACGAACCTACCGTGTCCTTGGATGTCTGTTCCCAGGACGAATTGTACGATCTGATCAACAAGGTCAAACTTGAACTCAACCTTACGGTAATCCTGGTCTCCCACGATATCGGGGCGGTGGCCACCCATGTCGACGATATCATCTGCATTAACCGCCGCATCCACGTCCACCAGCCGCCGCCCATCGGTCGCATTGCCCTGGAAAACACCTTCGGTTGCAGCGTGGAATTTCTGTTCCACGGGGAAATTCCGCATCGCGTGGTCCGAGTCCACGATGGCTAA
- a CDS encoding ABC transporter permease — MKIWNAVKIALVSIRLHKLRSALTMLGIIIGVAAVIVMVAIGSGARVEINRQIAGVGSNLLLVLPGTTTSGGLRMGLGTAPTLTAGDAQAIVQEIPSVRYVAPYWGDVAQVVFGNRNWSTIVNGTLPEVQWVRNYDLIAGRFFTDSEIHRAARVCVLGYTVAKELFGAENPLGQTIRIQKMPFTVVGQLAPKGRTPHGRDQDDVILVPLTTAQKRLFGSSLPGVVKFIMVQATGPETLKQAEEEIDRLLTQRHHLRPGQEKDFSIRNLTELLSAQQETAKTMSWLLRSIAFVSLVVGGIGIMNIMLVSVTERTREIGIRLAIGARSRDILGQFLIEAVVLSSVGGLVGIVAGIATAHIMAYFTQWPVLISVPTLVGSFLIAGAVGVFFGFYPARKAAQLNPIEALRYE; from the coding sequence ATGAAGATTTGGAATGCTGTCAAGATTGCTCTGGTCTCCATCCGGCTCCACAAGCTGCGCAGCGCGTTGACCATGCTGGGGATCATCATCGGCGTCGCCGCGGTGATCGTCATGGTGGCGATTGGCAGCGGGGCCCGGGTGGAGATTAACCGGCAAATCGCCGGGGTAGGGTCAAACCTGCTGCTGGTGCTGCCGGGCACTACCACCTCCGGCGGCCTGCGCATGGGGCTGGGCACCGCCCCTACTCTGACCGCTGGGGATGCCCAGGCCATTGTCCAGGAAATCCCAAGTGTCCGTTACGTCGCTCCTTACTGGGGGGATGTAGCCCAGGTGGTTTTTGGCAACCGCAACTGGAGCACCATTGTTAATGGCACGCTGCCGGAAGTGCAATGGGTACGGAATTATGATTTAATCGCTGGGAGGTTCTTCACCGATTCGGAAATCCATCGCGCCGCCCGGGTCTGTGTTCTGGGATATACGGTGGCTAAGGAGCTTTTCGGGGCCGAGAACCCACTCGGTCAGACCATCCGTATCCAAAAGATGCCGTTTACCGTGGTCGGGCAGCTGGCCCCCAAGGGGCGGACCCCTCATGGCCGAGATCAGGACGATGTAATTCTGGTCCCCTTAACTACTGCCCAGAAACGACTGTTTGGCTCCAGCCTGCCGGGTGTGGTAAAATTTATCATGGTGCAAGCTACCGGTCCCGAGACCCTGAAGCAGGCCGAAGAAGAGATTGATCGCCTTCTGACCCAACGACATCACCTACGCCCCGGGCAAGAAAAAGATTTTTCCATCCGTAACCTGACAGAATTATTGAGCGCCCAACAGGAAACCGCCAAAACCATGTCTTGGCTGCTGCGCTCCATTGCCTTTGTCTCCCTGGTGGTGGGCGGAATCGGCATCATGAATATTATGTTGGTGTCAGTGACCGAACGGACCCGAGAAATCGGCATCCGCCTGGCCATCGGGGCCCGGAGCCGGGATATTTTAGGACAATTTCTGATCGAAGCGGTGGTCCTGAGCTCGGTCGGGGGCCTGGTCGGCATTGTGGCCGGCATTGCCACCGCCCACATTATGGCCTATTTTACCCAGTGGCCGGTGTTGATCTCCGTACCTACTTTGGTCGGCTCGTTCCTGATTGCTGGCGCCGTCGGGGTGTTTTTCGGCTTTTATCCGGCCCGCAAGGCTGCACAATTAAACCCCATCGAGGCGTTGCGCTACGAGTAA
- a CDS encoding metal ABC transporter permease → MANFLPLDFFQRALLAGVMLSLLCGMLSVFVILRRMAFIGVGISHSAFGGVALGFLLGIDPLWTGVGFSVVVALLIEWVRSQGRLEEDAAIGIFFAAAMALGVVFLHFSRTYNVDVFGVLFGNILAIGEDQLMQILIVTLVVLATMMAIFKELVFLSFDEEMAWVSGVPVEALRCLFLVIMALVIIASIYLVGIILVSALMVIPGAIARNLTQKIRTMVAVSISAALGSTLGGLYFSYQVDWPSGATVVLLLSLLFIMVALFSRSATRQMG, encoded by the coding sequence ATGGCTAACTTTTTGCCTCTGGATTTTTTCCAACGGGCCTTACTGGCTGGAGTAATGTTGAGCCTGCTGTGCGGGATGCTGTCGGTATTTGTCATTCTCCGCCGCATGGCTTTTATTGGGGTCGGCATATCGCACTCCGCCTTCGGAGGGGTGGCCCTGGGATTTCTCCTGGGTATTGATCCCTTGTGGACCGGCGTCGGTTTCTCGGTGGTGGTGGCCCTGCTCATCGAGTGGGTCCGCAGCCAGGGCCGCCTGGAGGAGGATGCCGCCATTGGCATCTTCTTTGCCGCCGCCATGGCCCTGGGGGTGGTCTTTCTGCACTTCTCCCGCACTTACAATGTCGATGTTTTCGGGGTGTTGTTTGGCAACATCCTGGCTATCGGCGAAGACCAATTAATGCAGATTCTGATCGTTACCCTGGTCGTCTTGGCCACCATGATGGCCATTTTCAAAGAACTGGTCTTTTTGAGCTTCGATGAAGAGATGGCCTGGGTCAGCGGCGTGCCGGTGGAGGCCCTGCGCTGCCTGTTCCTGGTCATCATGGCCTTGGTCATCATTGCCTCCATTTATCTGGTCGGGATAATCCTGGTATCAGCCCTGATGGTCATCCCCGGCGCGATTGCCCGAAACCTGACCCAAAAGATCCGCACCATGGTGGCAGTCTCGATCAGCGCCGCCCTGGGTTCGACCCTGGGGGGGCTATATTTTTCTTACCAGGTAGATTGGCCTTCGGGGGCGACAGTGGTCTTGCTGTTGTCCTTGTTATTTATCATGGTTGCCCTATTTAGCCGTTCCGCCACCAGGCAGATGGGATAA
- a CDS encoding YdcF family protein has protein sequence MDALIVLGCLIGEDGYPGRVARFRMSHALRLAVEQYPHSCLILSGGQQPGTPTSEARALAAWGLTWAESEWNNQIRQRLAARLLYEESSLTTKQSARNTALLLREKGLTQAGLVTDSLHIYRAAYLFTRHFADHQLRLHPLPVPGLFTDYWRRRRYARLAKLVLREGGAWVKLLGQQLLSRGPV, from the coding sequence ATGGATGCCCTGATTGTCTTGGGTTGCCTGATCGGGGAGGACGGCTATCCGGGTCGGGTGGCTCGCTTCCGAATGAGCCATGCGCTGCGGTTAGCCGTGGAGCAGTATCCCCATAGTTGCCTGATCCTAAGCGGCGGCCAGCAGCCGGGCACTCCCACCTCGGAAGCCCGGGCCCTGGCGGCCTGGGGATTGACATGGGCGGAATCAGAATGGAATAACCAGATCAGGCAGCGTCTGGCGGCGCGCCTGCTCTATGAGGAAAGCAGTCTGACCACCAAGCAATCGGCTCGCAATACCGCCTTGCTGTTGAGAGAGAAGGGCTTAACCCAGGCTGGCCTGGTGACCGACAGCCTGCATATTTACCGGGCCGCCTATCTGTTTACCCGCCATTTTGCCGACCACCAGCTCCGCCTCCACCCTTTGCCGGTCCCCGGCCTTTTTACCGATTACTGGCGGCGGCGGCGCTATGCCCGGCTGGCCAAACTGGTATTGCGGGAAGGGGGGGCCTGGGTGAAGTTGCTGGGACAACAGCTACTGAGCCGGGGACCGGTCTGA
- a CDS encoding RNA 2'-phosphotransferase: MSRPQQRLESLGRMLTYILSHRPDEFGLVLNAEGWLPIKHLLQVLAEEPGWGFVRRSHLLDAVHLLTPPRFEIYDNLIRCRPPGGAACRSQESEWPPSLLYRAITRKSHPVVAQHGLRPPTNGHLVLARGPEMALRMGRRRDPKAMLITVQAQAAAAAGKLFFPYGEKLFLTDAIPPNFLQVPPCPKPEAKKPPPKPAALEKNRRELVIPGSVLLDIQGKPVNRRQEKRRKQGPEWKEQARAERRQRRRQR, encoded by the coding sequence ATGTCACGGCCGCAACAACGGTTGGAGTCTTTGGGACGGATGCTGACCTACATCCTCAGTCACCGGCCGGATGAATTCGGCCTGGTGCTAAACGCCGAGGGCTGGCTGCCTATTAAACACCTCCTCCAGGTTCTGGCCGAAGAGCCCGGCTGGGGGTTTGTCCGCCGCTCGCATCTGCTGGATGCGGTTCACCTCCTCACTCCGCCGCGTTTTGAAATTTACGATAATCTCATCCGGTGCCGGCCACCCGGCGGCGCGGCGTGCCGGTCCCAGGAAAGTGAGTGGCCCCCATCCCTGCTTTATCGCGCCATTACACGGAAATCCCATCCCGTGGTCGCCCAACATGGTCTGCGGCCCCCCACCAACGGGCATCTGGTGCTGGCCCGCGGCCCGGAGATGGCACTGCGCATGGGTCGGCGCCGCGATCCTAAGGCAATGCTGATCACTGTCCAGGCCCAGGCTGCGGCCGCGGCCGGTAAGCTATTTTTTCCTTATGGCGAGAAGCTTTTTTTAACCGACGCGATCCCGCCGAACTTCCTACAGGTTCCCCCCTGTCCTAAACCGGAAGCCAAGAAACCGCCCCCCAAGCCCGCGGCCCTCGAAAAGAACCGCCGTGAGCTTGTAATCCCCGGATCAGTGCTGCTTGATATTCAAGGGAAGCCGGTAAACCGGCGTCAAGAGAAGCGGCGAAAACAGGGACCGGAGTGGAAAGAGCAGGCGCGGGCCGAACGCCGTCAGCGCCGCCGCCAGCGCTGA
- a CDS encoding transcriptional repressor, translated as MSEWCNFRQLLGRHHLRPTALRLRVLEILGGASQALPAQKILDLIRTQRQVNKVTIYRILSGFWQYGIIRKINPEGRSTLYELACEHHPPHPHFQCLNCGEVQCLESLLNRWTEKGNFFLVIGA; from the coding sequence ATGAGTGAATGGTGTAATTTTCGACAACTACTGGGCCGTCATCATCTCCGGCCCACAGCTTTGCGGCTGAGGGTCTTGGAGATTTTGGGAGGAGCATCGCAAGCCCTGCCGGCTCAGAAAATTTTGGACCTCATCAGGACCCAGCGTCAGGTCAATAAAGTAACTATCTATAGAATTTTAAGTGGTTTTTGGCAATATGGGATTATCCGCAAAATTAATCCCGAGGGCAGATCGACCCTTTATGAGCTGGCCTGTGAGCACCACCCTCCGCATCCCCATTTCCAGTGTCTGAACTGTGGCGAGGTGCAGTGTCTGGAATCTTTGCTTAACAGATGGACCGAAAAGGGGAATTTTTTTTTGGTAATTGGGGCTTAA
- a CDS encoding ABC transporter permease → MRMLQRLLAMLRKEYLQFFRDRALIYIVLYLFTVEIYVAGSGFNIEVRNYPTAIYDRDNTQLSVQLAEKFRLPYFRVTHLIYSDSEMVTLLNKGTVSLVLVIPYGFARDLVEKNHAEVQAIADGTLSNTALLALGYASQIAGEFAQEVGRRLGRTVPGAEHLQPQVKLKPRVKYNPNQKAEWFSSLMELFSVITVVSILLPAAAMVREKERGTIEQLMVTPITPVEIMLAKVISMASIVLVSSFLSLFLVIYPIFALPWRGNMLLYMVATALFVFSATGVGLLIATVCRNLPQTILFLLIVLPPIMFLSGSWTALEAMPLGMRLITYISPLKYYIIIAYGILLKGAGLTQLWPEFVGLTVLGLLLFGFCAVRFRRHFG, encoded by the coding sequence ATGAGGATGCTCCAACGCCTGCTAGCCATGCTCCGCAAGGAATATCTCCAGTTTTTCCGGGACCGGGCCTTGATCTATATTGTTCTTTATCTCTTTACGGTCGAGATTTATGTGGCTGGGTCCGGATTCAACATCGAGGTGCGCAACTATCCCACCGCCATCTATGACCGTGATAATACCCAGCTTAGCGTCCAGTTGGCGGAAAAGTTTCGCCTGCCTTATTTCCGGGTGACCCATCTGATCTATTCTGACTCAGAGATGGTTACCCTGCTCAATAAAGGCACCGTTTCCCTGGTGCTGGTCATTCCTTATGGGTTCGCCCGTGACCTGGTGGAAAAAAATCACGCCGAGGTCCAGGCTATTGCTGACGGCACCCTGTCAAATACCGCCCTATTGGCCCTGGGTTATGCCAGCCAGATCGCCGGGGAATTTGCTCAAGAGGTGGGCCGGCGCCTGGGGCGCACCGTGCCCGGCGCCGAACACCTTCAGCCTCAGGTGAAGCTCAAACCGCGGGTCAAATATAATCCCAATCAGAAAGCGGAATGGTTTTCTTCTCTGATGGAACTCTTCAGTGTAATAACGGTGGTGTCTATTCTGCTACCGGCGGCGGCCATGGTCCGAGAAAAAGAGCGGGGCACCATCGAACAACTGATGGTCACCCCCATCACCCCGGTGGAGATCATGCTGGCCAAGGTGATCTCCATGGCCTCTATCGTCCTGGTGTCATCCTTCCTCAGCCTTTTCCTGGTGATTTACCCGATTTTTGCATTGCCCTGGCGCGGCAACATGTTACTCTATATGGTGGCCACTGCTCTTTTTGTCTTCAGCGCCACCGGGGTCGGCCTGCTCATTGCCACGGTTTGCCGGAATCTGCCCCAAACCATTCTTTTTTTATTGATAGTGCTCCCCCCGATCATGTTTCTGTCCGGGTCCTGGACTGCTCTGGAAGCCATGCCTCTCGGGATGCGCCTGATCACCTATATCTCTCCTTTAAAGTATTATATCATTATCGCCTACGGCATCCTGCTCAAAGGCGCCGGCCTGACTCAGTTGTGGCCGGAGTTTGTGGGCCTGACCGTCCTGGGCTTGCTCCTCTTTGGCTTCTGCGCCGTCCGCTTCCGGCGGCATTTTGGGTAA
- a CDS encoding zinc ABC transporter substrate-binding protein yields MDRKGEFFFGNWGLKLFQQRRGLAPERYKKFLAVILAAALGLALILGWTGVAAPQEKIVVAASIIPLGDFCQKIGGERIKVQVLVPPGASPHIFEPPPSVVAQALEAAVVVYVGAGLDPWVERLLRARGTRNMVVVEAVRAIPLLRQWNSHPHEQGNPHVWLDPVLAQRICQDIAQAFIRVDPDYRQQYKANLTSYLNKLAQLHHDILNEVTTFRRRAYVCFHPAFSYFARRYNLKEVGVIEIAPGREPSPRHIQNIIDAIRRYRVPVVFTEPQLSSRVAEVIAREAGVKVASLDPLGGRAPYGSDYLKMMRYNLSVMRRTLR; encoded by the coding sequence ATGGACCGAAAAGGGGAATTTTTTTTTGGTAATTGGGGCTTAAAATTATTTCAGCAGCGCAGGGGCCTGGCCCCTGAGCGGTACAAAAAATTTCTGGCCGTCATCCTGGCGGCAGCCTTAGGGTTGGCTTTAATATTGGGATGGACAGGAGTTGCTGCACCCCAAGAAAAGATTGTCGTCGCCGCCAGTATCATTCCATTGGGAGATTTTTGCCAAAAGATCGGCGGAGAGCGGATAAAGGTACAGGTGCTGGTTCCGCCCGGAGCCAGCCCCCATATATTCGAACCACCGCCTTCAGTAGTAGCCCAGGCCCTGGAGGCGGCGGTTGTGGTTTATGTGGGAGCCGGTCTGGACCCTTGGGTGGAGCGGCTGCTGAGGGCCAGAGGCACCCGTAATATGGTGGTAGTCGAAGCAGTACGGGCAATCCCTTTGCTGCGGCAATGGAATTCCCACCCTCATGAGCAAGGCAACCCGCATGTCTGGCTGGACCCGGTGTTGGCCCAGCGTATCTGCCAGGATATCGCGCAGGCCTTTATCAGAGTTGACCCTGATTATCGCCAGCAATATAAGGCTAATCTCACTAGCTATTTAAATAAATTGGCCCAACTCCATCATGACATCCTGAACGAGGTGACCACCTTCCGCCGCCGGGCCTATGTCTGCTTTCATCCGGCTTTCAGCTATTTTGCCCGGCGCTATAATCTTAAGGAAGTGGGGGTTATCGAAATCGCTCCGGGCCGCGAGCCCAGTCCCCGTCATATCCAGAATATCATTGACGCTATCCGCCGGTATCGGGTGCCAGTGGTTTTTACCGAACCCCAACTTAGCTCTCGGGTGGCCGAAGTGATTGCCCGGGAAGCCGGGGTTAAGGTCGCAAGTCTGGATCCTCTGGGTGGTCGGGCTCCCTATGGTTCGGACTATCTAAAAATGATGCGTTATAATCTCTCGGTAATGCGACGGACCTTACGTTGA